From Paenibacillus sp. PvR098:
CGTCAATTTAAGCGTTCCGGCCTCCCGGCCTTAAAGGCCGGAGGCAAGTCATTCGTTATGCCGCGCTTTTATTAGCTTTTGACCAAACTCTGGCGCTCTAACAGATGTCTGTATTTTTCTTCTACATTGCGAAGCTGCTCGGCGTCCGTTTCAATGACCGGCGAAAATTTATCCTTCCATTCATAAGGCCGACAGGCATCGATAATCGCCCGCGAGGTAAAGAGCTTCTGCCCCTCGGGCATCGCCGGATCCAACGGAGCGTTGTAGGTACGGCGGATAATATCGATCGATTTCTCGGGATCGGTGCGCGTCGACATCGCCCATATCACTTCACCCAGGTTGGTCGGATCGATATCCTCATCCACCACGACCACGTATCGACCCATCCGTACGCCCTCGTTGCATTGGGATGCAATCAAAGCCGCCTGCTTGGCATGACCGGCATAACGCTGCTTGATGCTGATGATGTTGAATAAGCGGGTGCCTCCGGCTTCATGGCACCAAACTCCCCGAACGTCGGGAACGCCAACTGCCTCCAGCGCATTCCAGATCTCCGCGGACTTCTCGACCGCCCTGTAGAAGGTAATCGTTGAAGGAGGTTTAACCGGCGGGTGGGCATGAATGATCGGATTATCCCGGTACAAAATTCTTTCGATGCGAATCACCGGTTCCGGTTTTACTTCCTTCGCATAGTAACCCGTCCATTCGCCGAAAGGTCCTTCGTCCAGTTCCTCGCCCGGGTGCATAAATCCTTCCAGAACGATTTCAGCTCCTGCCGGGATAGGCAACCCGGTCAAATCGCTAATGACGACCTCCGTTGGACGTCCACGCAAGCCGCCGGCCAAATCGTATTCGCAAACCTCCTCATGCGAATGCGTCGAGGAAAAGACGAAGTGCAGTGGATCGGAGCCGAGGATAAGCGCAAATGGTGCCGGCTTTCCTTTAGCCCACCATTGTTCCCGATGCAGCTTTGCGTGCTTTCCGGGTTCCACATAGTTGCCGACCAGATTCTTGCCCAGGATTTGACCGCGGTATGTCCCTAAATTGACCCATCCGGTATCGGGATCCTGCGTAACCACCACGTTGCCGGTGCCGATATAAGCGCCGCCGTCGCGTTGGTGCCACTTCGGTATCGGCAAACGGGTCAAATCGATTTCATCGCCGACCAGGCGGTTTTGCAAAATCGGACCGTCGGCGACCACCTTATACGGAAGCTGTTTATGCTCGTTCAGCTTGCCTTTCCATTCCTTGACCAGACCCATTTTGTCACGGGCCGACAATCCGAAGGTATAAGCCAACCGTTCGGGTGCGCCCAAAAGATTGACGATGAAGCGAAT
This genomic window contains:
- a CDS encoding UbiD family decarboxylase, giving the protein MDIRFDDLRGWIEDLEEKGEIRTVSNASLHEEVPALIDWICHQDGSPALLIDKMKDCENPLNIRFIVNLLGAPERLAYTFGLSARDKMGLVKEWKGKLNEHKQLPYKVVADGPILQNRLVGDEIDLTRLPIPKWHQRDGGAYIGTGNVVVTQDPDTGWVNLGTYRGQILGKNLVGNYVEPGKHAKLHREQWWAKGKPAPFALILGSDPLHFVFSSTHSHEEVCEYDLAGGLRGRPTEVVISDLTGLPIPAGAEIVLEGFMHPGEELDEGPFGEWTGYYAKEVKPEPVIRIERILYRDNPIIHAHPPVKPPSTITFYRAVEKSAEIWNALEAVGVPDVRGVWCHEAGGTRLFNIISIKQRYAGHAKQAALIASQCNEGVRMGRYVVVVDEDIDPTNLGEVIWAMSTRTDPEKSIDIIRRTYNAPLDPAMPEGQKLFTSRAIIDACRPYEWKDKFSPVIETDAEQLRNVEEKYRHLLERQSLVKS